Proteins encoded in a region of the Candidatus Zixiibacteriota bacterium genome:
- a CDS encoding Mut7-C RNAse domain-containing protein, producing MKFICDDNLGKLAKWLRTLGYDTLFSQEIEDTELVSTALKEERIILSRDQQLKRFKSAEKNLFLLSLNQPLEQLKEVLKKFNLKPEEKNHFTRCIMCNTVLVPVPKKEVENKVPPFVFKTQEKFFYCSKCNKLFWAGTHVKNLKKEISEQGML from the coding sequence ATGAAATTCATCTGCGATGACAATCTAGGGAAGTTAGCCAAATGGTTGAGAACCCTGGGGTATGACACCCTTTTCAGCCAGGAGATAGAGGACACCGAGTTAGTTTCAACGGCTTTAAAGGAAGAAAGGATAATCCTGAGCCGGGACCAGCAGCTTAAACGGTTCAAATCCGCAGAGAAGAATCTTTTCCTCCTCTCTTTGAACCAGCCCCTGGAGCAGTTGAAAGAAGTTCTGAAAAAGTTCAACCTTAAACCTGAGGAAAAAAATCATTTTACCCGCTGCATTATGTGCAATACCGTATTGGTTCCGGTTCCTAAAAAAGAAGTAGAGAATAAAGTCCCGCCCTTTGTCTTCAAGACCCAGGAGAAATTCTTTTATTGTTCTAAATGCAATAAGCTCTTTTGGGCAGGAACGCATGTAAAGAATTTGAAGAAGGAAATAAGCGAACAGGGTATGCTGTAG
- a CDS encoding DUF1926 domain-containing protein, whose product MKKIKFAFGIHNHQPIGNFEHIFEKAFQRCYAPFLGLLEKYPFFKLSLHNCGILYDWFLKNHPELIEKLKILVKSRQVELLTGGYYEPIFPSIPDEDKTGQIEKLSSFIRQNFYFEPSGMWVAERVWEPHLPKFFAKAGVDFALLDDSHFKYSGLEDEKLLGYYLTEEGGFTLALFPISKKLRYYIPFKEPEEIIDYLKSLATEDGDKLVVYADDGEKFGIWPMTYEHCYEDRWLERFFEKIKENSDWIEMVHFSQVLKELSPLGRIYLPTASYYEMMHWALLPKAFQEFEDFEKVLKEQDLFDKYGIFVRGGFWRNFLAKYPESNHMHKRMLYLSQKIKELEDLSDVDRDKINMIRDECWKSQCNDPYWHGVFGGLYLSNLRKPIYEHLIKADKLADQLCHQDENWIEYEVTDFDKDGKEEVIIESPIFNLYFSPFIGGTLYELDFKPKDFNLLNILSRHEEGYHRKISEIKNTEINPTEKFASIHDLLGVKEEGLEKLLTYDWYRKGSFIDHFLGKNASLDDFARCQYPEQGDFINQPYEYEINKKEGSLELILSRNGFVWVDDERASIGVTKRITLKGNSKELEINYELRNNHSEVVELWFGMEFNFGMLSSDDGRKTFYVKGLEQKDRKLNLKTEDENITDFGIRDEALGLQIDLKLDKPASIWQFPLYTVSLSESGFEKTYQSTVLFPNWKIRLNPAEVWQARIIKKIDILSRMDPFG is encoded by the coding sequence TTGAAGAAAATAAAATTTGCCTTCGGGATTCACAATCACCAGCCGATCGGGAATTTTGAGCATATATTCGAGAAAGCCTTTCAGAGATGTTATGCTCCCTTCTTGGGGCTTTTAGAGAAGTACCCCTTCTTCAAGCTCTCCTTACACAACTGCGGAATACTTTACGACTGGTTTCTAAAAAATCATCCGGAACTAATCGAAAAACTAAAGATCCTGGTGAAAAGCAGACAGGTAGAGCTTTTGACCGGAGGATATTACGAGCCGATCTTTCCTTCTATCCCGGATGAGGATAAGACCGGTCAGATCGAAAAGCTGAGCTCTTTCATCCGGCAAAATTTCTACTTCGAACCCTCAGGGATGTGGGTGGCAGAAAGGGTTTGGGAGCCTCACCTGCCGAAATTTTTTGCCAAAGCCGGGGTCGATTTTGCGCTCCTGGATGATTCACACTTCAAGTATTCTGGTTTAGAGGATGAGAAACTCTTGGGTTACTATTTAACTGAGGAGGGAGGCTTTACCCTGGCTCTATTTCCCATAAGCAAGAAGCTGAGATATTATATTCCTTTCAAAGAGCCAGAAGAGATCATCGACTATCTCAAAAGTCTGGCTACAGAGGATGGGGATAAACTGGTAGTCTATGCAGATGATGGTGAGAAATTCGGGATCTGGCCCATGACTTATGAGCACTGTTACGAGGACAGGTGGCTGGAGAGATTTTTCGAAAAGATAAAAGAGAATTCAGACTGGATCGAGATGGTCCATTTCAGCCAGGTTTTAAAGGAACTATCCCCTTTAGGCAGAATCTATCTCCCCACCGCGTCATATTACGAGATGATGCACTGGGCGCTTCTGCCCAAAGCCTTTCAGGAGTTTGAGGATTTCGAGAAGGTCCTTAAAGAGCAAGACCTTTTTGATAAATACGGTATTTTCGTGCGGGGAGGGTTCTGGAGGAATTTCCTGGCAAAATATCCAGAATCCAATCATATGCACAAACGGATGCTCTATTTAAGTCAGAAGATCAAAGAGCTGGAGGATTTGTCTGATGTTGATAGAGATAAAATTAACATGATCAGAGATGAGTGCTGGAAAAGCCAGTGCAATGACCCTTACTGGCACGGGGTTTTTGGTGGATTATACCTTTCTAATCTCAGGAAGCCGATCTATGAGCATCTGATCAAAGCAGATAAGCTTGCTGATCAACTGTGTCATCAAGACGAGAACTGGATAGAATATGAGGTTACCGACTTCGACAAGGATGGCAAAGAGGAAGTCATAATTGAGTCTCCAATTTTCAATTTGTACTTTTCACCCTTTATTGGCGGAACCTTGTATGAGCTGGATTTCAAACCTAAGGATTTTAATCTCTTGAACATTCTGTCCAGACACGAGGAAGGGTATCACCGAAAGATCTCCGAGATAAAAAATACTGAGATCAACCCGACTGAAAAATTCGCCAGCATTCACGATCTGCTGGGAGTCAAGGAGGAAGGCTTAGAAAAGCTTCTGACCTATGACTGGTACAGAAAAGGTTCTTTTATCGACCATTTCCTGGGAAAAAATGCGAGTTTAGATGATTTCGCCAGGTGTCAGTATCCAGAACAAGGGGACTTTATCAATCAGCCTTATGAATATGAGATTAATAAAAAAGAAGGTTCTCTTGAATTAATCCTTTCCCGGAACGGTTTTGTGTGGGTGGACGATGAGAGGGCAAGTATCGGTGTGACAAAAAGAATCACCCTCAAAGGTAATAGCAAAGAGCTTGAGATTAATTATGAATTGAGGAATAATCATTCAGAAGTTGTGGAGTTATGGTTTGGGATGGAGTTTAACTTCGGGATGCTATCATCGGACGACGGGAGGAAGACTTTTTACGTCAAAGGCCTGGAGCAAAAAGACAGAAAACTCAATCTAAAGACAGAAGATGAGAATATCACGGATTTTGGCATAAGGGATGAAGCTTTGGGTCTCCAGATAGACCTGAAGCTGGATAAACCCGCAAGTATCTGGCAATTCCCCCTATATACTGTCTCCTTATCTGAATCCGGCTTTGAAAAAACTTATCAGAGCACGGTCTTGTTTCCGAACTGGAAAATCAGGTTAAATCCCGCAGAGGTTTGGCAGGCAAGGATAATCAAAAAAATCGATATTCTGTCTAGGATGGATCCATTCGGATAG
- a CDS encoding MlaD family protein: MDNRTIELRVGIVVAIAAIILFLGIIWIKEYRFNVERYKYGVLFPNVGALGVGDPVTVLGVKKGTVENIILSGGDVLVTFNLTTDVKLKKDAKFTVMNIGLMGERFIDVSPGHSSELLDLSRPVEGFYDTGIPEVMGMAGQMLDEIRRLVAHLEGIFGTEWSQESFKETIKDLRKLSADLVTLLDRNKDKLEKTATDLSYTSSELKVLVERNKEKLQSSVDNFTTSSAKLDTITTTLSSLSISLKNLTQKIESGQGTFGKLVNDSTLYNDLRKTTNNLDELVTDIKKNPKKYLKVSLF, from the coding sequence ATGGATAATCGCACCATAGAGTTAAGGGTTGGAATTGTGGTAGCTATTGCTGCGATTATTCTTTTCCTGGGTATTATCTGGATAAAGGAATACCGGTTTAACGTTGAAAGATATAAATATGGAGTCCTTTTCCCTAATGTGGGAGCATTGGGGGTAGGTGATCCGGTAACAGTTTTAGGGGTAAAGAAGGGCACAGTGGAAAACATCATCCTTTCGGGAGGGGATGTGCTGGTGACTTTCAACTTAACCACAGATGTGAAATTGAAAAAAGACGCCAAATTCACCGTGATGAATATCGGGTTGATGGGTGAAAGGTTTATCGACGTATCACCTGGTCACTCTTCAGAGCTTTTAGACCTCTCCAGGCCGGTCGAGGGTTTCTATGATACCGGAATACCGGAGGTTATGGGCATGGCAGGTCAGATGCTGGATGAGATCAGGCGTTTGGTAGCTCATCTGGAAGGGATTTTTGGAACCGAATGGTCCCAGGAGTCGTTCAAAGAAACCATAAAGGATTTGAGAAAATTGTCCGCAGACCTGGTAACCCTTTTGGACCGGAATAAGGACAAACTCGAAAAGACGGCAACTGATCTATCCTATACCTCATCCGAGCTTAAAGTCCTGGTGGAGAGAAATAAAGAAAAGCTCCAGTCCTCTGTGGACAATTTCACCACTTCTTCGGCTAAGTTAGATACCATCACCACTACTTTAAGCTCTCTTTCAATATCCTTAAAGAACCTAACTCAGAAAATAGAATCCGGCCAAGGGACTTTCGGTAAACTGGTCAATGATAGCACCCTGTATAACGATCTTAGGAAGACCACAAATAATCTGGATGAGCTTGTAACCGATATCAAAAAGAATCCAAAAAAATATTTAAAAGTCAGCCTGTTTTGA
- the hprK gene encoding HPr(Ser) kinase/phosphatase: MENITVERLYKERKDFLELTLLTSEDGLKKKIPNNEVHRPGLALSGYTERFAYERTQVIGETEMSFLQNLDSNRRKELLEKVFHFDIPCIIISKNIYPPAELLEMANQTKTPVFQSRLTTTELTDRLSLYLDNIFAPNTTVHGTLVDVYGVGLLYTGKSGVGKSECALDLVERGHRLVADDIVKVIRKTPEVIVGTGSELLGHHMEIRGIGIIDLETLFGIRAIRIQKRIEVEVRLVLWDDNLDYERLGIEDRFTRILGVEIPVVTIPISPGKNITVISEVIAMNHMLKVYGQDAAREFSKRLSAEISRKKMVDEYLESDIE, encoded by the coding sequence ATGGAAAATATCACAGTAGAAAGACTTTACAAGGAGAGAAAGGACTTCTTAGAGCTTACCCTTTTGACCAGCGAGGACGGGCTTAAGAAGAAGATTCCAAATAATGAGGTCCACCGACCGGGTTTAGCCCTTTCCGGGTACACAGAAAGATTTGCCTACGAGAGGACCCAGGTCATCGGTGAGACCGAGATGTCTTTCCTTCAAAATCTGGACTCTAATAGAAGAAAAGAACTTCTGGAAAAGGTATTCCATTTTGATATACCCTGCATTATAATCTCCAAAAATATCTATCCACCTGCAGAGCTTCTGGAGATGGCTAACCAGACCAAGACCCCGGTTTTTCAGTCCCGGCTTACCACCACTGAACTGACCGACCGGCTAAGCCTTTACTTAGATAACATCTTTGCCCCTAATACCACAGTTCACGGGACCCTGGTAGATGTGTACGGGGTCGGGTTACTCTATACCGGTAAAAGCGGCGTAGGGAAGAGCGAATGCGCGCTGGACCTGGTGGAGAGAGGTCATCGTTTAGTAGCAGACGATATAGTCAAGGTTATCCGTAAGACTCCGGAGGTAATCGTGGGGACCGGGAGCGAGCTTTTAGGTCATCATATGGAGATCAGGGGGATCGGGATAATAGACCTGGAAACACTTTTCGGGATAAGGGCGATCAGGATTCAGAAAAGGATCGAGGTGGAAGTCAGGCTGGTCTTGTGGGATGATAACTTGGATTACGAAAGACTGGGGATAGAGGATAGATTCACCCGCATCTTAGGGGTGGAGATACCAGTGGTGACCATACCTATTTCTCCCGGGAAAAATATCACGGTGATCTCTGAGGTGATAGCGATGAATCATATGCTTAAAGTGTATGGACAGGATGCGGCAAGGGAGTTCTCCAAAAGACTTTCAGCAGAGATCTCTCGAAAAAAAATGGTGGATGAATATTTAGAGAGCGATATCGAATAG
- the raiA gene encoding ribosome-associated translation inhibitor RaiA gives MEIRTTARHFELTQELKDFVSKEINRLERYYDHIINSHLILEEEGYRKNAELNLKVYGTILTSQHSSNDFRTSIEGALEKMESQLKKYKSKLKERKFRDRKRGKESTELSSGTEEEEL, from the coding sequence ATGGAGATAAGGACAACTGCCCGTCATTTCGAGTTGACCCAGGAGCTTAAAGATTTTGTCAGCAAAGAGATAAACAGACTGGAGAGATATTATGATCACATAATAAACTCGCACCTGATCCTGGAGGAGGAGGGGTACAGAAAAAACGCGGAGTTGAATCTCAAAGTCTACGGAACGATCCTTACCAGCCAGCACAGCTCGAACGATTTCCGAACCTCCATAGAGGGAGCCTTAGAGAAAATGGAAAGTCAGTTGAAAAAATATAAATCCAAGTTGAAAGAAAGAAAATTTCGGGATAGAAAAAGGGGGAAAGAATCTACAGAATTATCCTCAGGCACTGAAGAAGAGGAATTATAA
- the rpoN gene encoding RNA polymerase factor sigma-54 — translation MKLGLQVKLRQTIAPQLIQSLRLLQMPILKLEQLLRQELSTNPLLEEVEALEEPDTSSTEEQSEIDPQLGKIDWNEYLGEESEFRFRGREEKEEQEEKKERPTVVEKSLYEHLTEQLHFNKLTEQECNIGEYIIGCIDENGYLTCSLEEIVEALKSDLETTRKILKLIQSFDPPGVGARDLRESLLIQLKERGLEQSLAYRIVNQHLNELDKKSLSQLAKSLDTEFEEVQKAMDLIRTLSPKPAAGRFVSGALPIIPDLIVEKVGNEYLIFHNDKNIPRLRVNPAYKQLLKKNSPTGPEARDYVKGKLEQARWLLNAINQRRTTMVNVMGAIIEEQKDFFESGPEFLRPLIMEAIASKLNMNVATVSRVSNDKYVQTPQGLYEIRYFFNSGMTREDGQEISKRQIKSILEEIIKEEDPGSPLSDREIYSRLKEKGINLARRTVTKYREELKILPARFRKRMTSNKTKPEDKTREEDTASPENTG, via the coding sequence ATGAAATTAGGATTACAGGTAAAACTCAGACAGACCATAGCCCCTCAGCTGATTCAGTCTTTAAGACTTCTTCAGATGCCTATCCTTAAGTTAGAGCAGCTCTTACGACAGGAGCTTTCCACTAATCCCCTATTGGAAGAGGTGGAGGCATTAGAGGAGCCGGATACCTCGTCAACTGAAGAACAGTCGGAAATCGATCCTCAGTTAGGGAAGATCGACTGGAATGAATACCTGGGAGAGGAAAGCGAATTCAGGTTCAGGGGAAGGGAAGAGAAAGAGGAACAGGAGGAGAAGAAAGAAAGGCCCACTGTAGTAGAGAAAAGTTTATATGAACATCTTACGGAACAACTTCATTTCAACAAACTGACTGAGCAGGAATGTAACATCGGGGAGTACATAATAGGCTGCATCGATGAAAACGGCTACCTTACCTGTTCTCTAGAGGAGATAGTCGAAGCCTTGAAGAGCGATTTAGAGACAACCAGAAAGATACTTAAATTGATTCAAAGTTTCGATCCGCCAGGGGTTGGTGCAAGGGATTTAAGGGAGTCACTTCTGATTCAGTTGAAAGAGCGCGGTCTGGAGCAGAGCTTAGCCTACCGGATAGTGAATCAGCATCTAAATGAGCTGGATAAGAAAAGCCTTTCCCAATTAGCCAAGTCTTTAGACACGGAGTTCGAGGAGGTTCAGAAGGCGATGGACCTAATTCGAACACTTTCCCCCAAGCCAGCCGCGGGGAGGTTTGTAAGCGGGGCTTTGCCGATAATCCCGGACCTGATCGTGGAAAAAGTAGGAAACGAATACCTGATTTTTCATAACGATAAAAACATACCAAGGCTAAGGGTAAATCCAGCCTATAAGCAGCTCCTTAAGAAAAATAGCCCGACCGGGCCCGAGGCCAGGGACTACGTCAAAGGTAAATTAGAACAGGCACGCTGGCTTCTAAATGCCATAAACCAGCGCCGCACCACCATGGTGAATGTGATGGGAGCGATCATCGAGGAACAGAAGGATTTCTTCGAATCAGGTCCTGAGTTTTTGAGACCCCTGATCATGGAGGCCATAGCCAGCAAGCTGAATATGAACGTGGCTACTGTATCCCGGGTCTCCAATGATAAGTACGTGCAGACTCCGCAGGGGCTATACGAGATAAGGTATTTCTTCAACTCCGGGATGACCAGGGAGGATGGCCAGGAGATCTCCAAACGACAGATCAAGAGCATACTGGAGGAGATAATCAAAGAAGAGGATCCGGGCTCACCTTTATCTGACCGGGAGATTTACAGCCGGCTGAAAGAAAAGGGAATTAACCTGGCCCGGAGAACCGTAACCAAATATCGGGAGGAGCTTAAAATTCTTCCGGCTCGTTTCCGTAAAAGAATGACCAGCAATAAAACTAAACCCGAAGATAAAACCAGGGAAGAGGATACCGCCTCCCCAGAAAATACAGGCTAA
- the lptB gene encoding LPS export ABC transporter ATP-binding protein, producing MILRSENLVKIYKKRKVVNEVSIDVKQGEVVGLLGPNGAGKTTTFYMFIGFIKPNSGKVLIDSENITGLPMYKRAQKGIGYLSQEPSIFRKLTVEENILAILEMQKIDKKERKIRLESLLNELDIASLAKNKAYTLSGGERRRVEITRALVTEPKFMLLDEPFLGIDPIAVEDIQKIIFRLKQKELGILITDHNVRETLAITDRAYIMSEGEILKSGTSEFLASDPEARKIYLGEKFRLN from the coding sequence CTGATATTAAGGTCGGAGAATCTGGTTAAGATCTACAAGAAAAGGAAGGTGGTGAATGAGGTCTCAATTGATGTTAAACAGGGTGAAGTGGTTGGGCTTTTGGGACCTAATGGGGCTGGCAAGACTACTACCTTCTATATGTTCATCGGCTTTATCAAGCCGAATTCCGGCAAGGTCTTAATTGATTCAGAGAATATAACTGGTCTACCAATGTATAAAAGGGCTCAAAAAGGGATAGGGTATCTTTCGCAAGAGCCTTCCATCTTCAGGAAACTGACCGTGGAAGAGAATATCTTAGCTATTTTAGAGATGCAAAAAATAGATAAAAAAGAACGTAAGATTAGATTGGAAAGCCTGTTAAATGAACTGGATATAGCTTCTTTAGCTAAAAATAAGGCTTATACCCTTTCAGGCGGGGAAAGGAGAAGAGTTGAGATTACGCGTGCCCTAGTCACTGAGCCGAAGTTTATGCTCTTAGATGAACCGTTTTTGGGAATCGACCCGATTGCAGTTGAGGATATCCAGAAAATAATCTTCAGATTGAAACAGAAGGAACTGGGAATTTTGATCACTGACCATAACGTCAGAGAAACTCTGGCAATAACTGATAGAGCCTATATAATGAGCGAAGGCGAGATATTAAAATCCGGCACCTCTGAGTTCTTAGCTTCAGACCCGGAAGCCAGGAAGATCTACCTGGGCGAGAAGTTCAGGTTAAATTGA
- the lptC gene encoding LPS export ABC transporter periplasmic protein LptC, with protein sequence MDKRIIPLIFLIGLSLIFSCKVESQRKIQTPTTFPDQVVENTTMFFTVNGVRSAEIKVRHLEKYEKEDLSRGKGIYAHIYDRDGKHVSTLQSDSGWIKEKRQELMVMGNVVVKTDQGMILETQSLSWNPKTNKVTTEDFVKITKGKDVITGYGLEADQELKQFRIKKEVKGKIKEVPKEEGNG encoded by the coding sequence ATGGACAAAAGAATAATACCGCTTATATTTCTCATAGGGTTAAGCTTGATCTTTTCTTGTAAAGTGGAAAGTCAGAGGAAAATCCAGACACCCACCACTTTTCCGGACCAGGTGGTGGAAAATACCACAATGTTTTTTACGGTTAACGGGGTAAGGTCTGCTGAGATCAAGGTCAGGCATCTGGAAAAATACGAAAAGGAGGACCTTTCCAGAGGCAAGGGAATTTATGCTCACATTTACGACCGGGACGGAAAACACGTCTCCACCCTTCAGTCTGATTCTGGCTGGATAAAAGAGAAAAGGCAGGAGCTGATGGTGATGGGGAATGTGGTGGTTAAAACCGACCAGGGGATGATTCTGGAAACCCAGAGTTTAAGCTGGAACCCTAAGACAAATAAGGTTACTACAGAGGATTTTGTAAAGATAACCAAAGGGAAAGATGTGATAACCGGCTACGGCTTGGAGGCAGACCAGGAGCTGAAACAGTTCAGGATCAAAAAAGAGGTTAAGGGAAAGATCAAAGAGGTGCCTAAAGAAGAGGGGAACGGATAA